The following coding sequences lie in one Zingiber officinale cultivar Zhangliang chromosome 2B, Zo_v1.1, whole genome shotgun sequence genomic window:
- the LOC122048576 gene encoding E3 SUMO-protein ligase MMS21-like, translating to MRLLVKMTLPPKSHEQRKSGRFSSFKMQRGDVRNVHHAGQPMPGEEQEDIVMTSTQNNLLNTKCPLTGKPVTELQNPVRCMDCKHIYEKEPVIHYISTKKPHPRCLVAGCPKILQVGRVVCDALLTREIDEMRLA from the exons ATGAGGCTACTTGTGAAAATGACACTTCCACCAAAATCACATGAACAAAGAAAATCCGGAAGATTTAGTTCATTTAAGATGCAGAGAGG TGATGTGAGG AATGTTCACCATGCTGGTCAACCAATGCCTGGTGAGGAGCAAGAAGATATAGTCATGACCAGTACCCAGAATAACCTATTAAATACGAAGTGCCCTTTGACAGGAAAGCCTGTTACAGAATTACAAAATCCTGTCCGCTG CATGGACTGCAAGCACATTTATGAGAAGGAACCAGTAATCCACTACATAAGCACAAAGAAACCACATCCTCGATGCCTAGTTGCAG GTTGCCCAAAAATTCTCCAAGTTGGACGGGTTGTATGCGACGCCTTGCTTACAAGAGAAATTGATGAAATGCGTTTGGCATAA